A section of the Metabacillus endolithicus genome encodes:
- a CDS encoding MgtC/SapB family protein, whose amino-acid sequence MFEFLSQEDYTMFSRILIAALLCGVIGLEREFKNHPAGFRTHLLVGIGSCLMMILSLYGFEHYLQDHKAVQFDPSRIPSYVISGIGFLGGGTILVKGATVRGLTTAASIWIVAGLGLIIGSGMYILAFFTTIIVLMCLIFLNRLEKYMYVKKTRRKMKVVVNSTKSSIDEVIQRLSTYSIKTNSIVMTSSRKDRDGNVTFYYQLDININIHSIGYEKLELVLKEIKEVEKIF is encoded by the coding sequence ATGTTTGAGTTTCTTAGTCAAGAGGATTATACGATGTTTTCTCGTATCCTTATTGCAGCTCTTTTATGTGGAGTTATAGGGTTAGAACGAGAGTTTAAGAATCATCCTGCAGGGTTTCGAACACATTTGTTAGTAGGAATTGGATCATGTCTTATGATGATATTGTCTTTGTATGGTTTTGAGCATTATCTTCAGGATCATAAAGCTGTGCAATTTGATCCGTCACGGATTCCATCTTATGTGATTAGTGGCATAGGATTTTTAGGTGGAGGAACCATTCTAGTAAAAGGTGCAACGGTTAGAGGATTAACAACAGCTGCTTCTATCTGGATTGTAGCTGGATTAGGTTTAATTATCGGTTCAGGAATGTATATTCTGGCATTTTTTACAACGATTATAGTGTTAATGTGTCTCATTTTTTTAAATAGATTAGAGAAGTATATGTATGTAAAAAAGACAAGAAGAAAAATGAAGGTTGTTGTAAATTCAACTAAATCTTCAATTGATGAAGTGATTCAGCGTCTTTCGACATATAGCATTAAGACAAATAGTATTGTGATGACATCAAGTCGAAAGGACCGAGATGGGAATGTAACTTTTTATTATCAGTTAGATATTAATATTAACATTCATTCAATAGGGTATGAAAAGTTGGAGCTTGTACTAAAGGAAATCAAGGAAGTAGAAAAAATCTTTTAA
- a CDS encoding UvrB/UvrC motif-containing protein: MICQECNERPATFHFTKVINGEKTEVHICEHCAKENSEFFMFNSSSGFSLNSLLTGLLNMEHGFAKAEEQNVFKTESVPQCDRCKMTFQDFKKSGRFGCSNCYPTFKNYITPILRRVHGGNTEHSGKIPKRIGGDIHIRKKIEDLKEKIRSLISQEEFEQAALVRDEIRSLEKKLSSFDEEGF, translated from the coding sequence ATGATTTGCCAGGAATGTAATGAAAGGCCGGCAACGTTTCACTTTACAAAAGTGATTAATGGTGAGAAAACAGAAGTTCATATATGTGAACACTGTGCGAAAGAAAATAGTGAATTTTTTATGTTTAATTCAAGTTCAGGATTCTCGTTAAACAGCCTGTTAACAGGTTTACTTAATATGGAGCATGGCTTTGCTAAAGCAGAGGAGCAGAATGTGTTTAAAACAGAAAGTGTTCCTCAATGTGATCGATGTAAAATGACTTTCCAGGATTTTAAGAAATCTGGCAGGTTTGGTTGCTCTAATTGTTACCCAACTTTTAAAAATTATATTACTCCGATTCTAAGACGTGTTCATGGTGGAAACACAGAACATTCCGGGAAAATCCCGAAGAGAATTGGCGGAGATATTCATATAAGGAAAAAAATTGAGGATCTAAAAGAGAAAATAAGAAGTCTTATTAGTCAAGAAGAGTTTGAACAAGCTGCACTGGTAAGAGATGAAATCCGCTCACTTGAAAAAAAATTAAGTAGCTTTGATGAGGAGGGATTTTAG
- a CDS encoding protein arginine kinase: MSLQNFMNKAMSAWMSQEGPDSDIVLSSRIRLARNIDQYKFPTLSTNEEAQEVLNFFENTYANKTFKKLGQLELLKMNDLQAIQKRVLVEKHLISPNLADHSDYGGCLLSENEEVSIMLNEEDHIRIQCLYPGFQLEEALSTANQLDDWIEEEVDYAFDEQRGYLTSCPTNVGTGLRASVMMHLPALVITQKINRIIPAINQLGLVVRGIYGEGSEAVGNLFQISNQITLGKSEKDIVEDLVSVVQQLIEQERSTREALYQSSQTQLEDRVYRSFGTLVYCRSIESNETAKCLSDVRLGIDLGIIKDISRTILNELMILTQPGFLQQYFGGPLRPNERDIRRAALIRERLNLEMDRNKRMEDDEL; this comes from the coding sequence ATGTCACTCCAGAACTTTATGAATAAGGCGATGAGTGCTTGGATGAGTCAGGAAGGTCCTGATTCAGACATTGTATTAAGTAGCCGAATTCGTTTAGCACGAAATATAGATCAATATAAATTCCCTACTCTCTCCACAAATGAGGAAGCCCAGGAAGTTCTAAATTTCTTTGAAAACACATATGCAAATAAAACATTCAAAAAATTAGGCCAATTAGAGCTTTTAAAAATGAATGATTTGCAAGCAATTCAGAAAAGGGTCCTCGTAGAAAAGCATTTGATAAGCCCTAACTTAGCTGACCACTCAGATTATGGAGGCTGTTTGCTTTCTGAAAATGAAGAGGTAAGCATAATGTTAAATGAAGAGGATCATATCCGTATTCAATGCTTATATCCTGGATTTCAGCTGGAAGAAGCCTTAAGCACTGCGAATCAGTTGGATGATTGGATTGAAGAAGAAGTTGATTATGCCTTCGATGAACAAAGAGGATATCTAACAAGCTGCCCTACCAATGTAGGAACGGGGCTTAGGGCATCAGTGATGATGCATCTCCCTGCGTTAGTTATCACTCAAAAAATTAATCGAATTATCCCGGCAATTAATCAGCTTGGTTTGGTTGTAAGAGGGATATATGGAGAAGGCAGTGAAGCAGTAGGAAATCTGTTTCAAATTTCAAACCAAATTACATTAGGTAAGTCAGAGAAGGATATTGTAGAGGATCTTGTTAGTGTTGTACAACAACTAATTGAGCAGGAAAGATCTACTCGCGAAGCTTTATATCAGTCCTCACAAACTCAGTTAGAAGACAGGGTTTACCGTTCCTTTGGAACTTTGGTATACTGCCGAAGCATAGAATCTAACGAGACTGCAAAATGCTTATCTGATGTTAGATTAGGTATTGATTTAGGAATTATTAAAGATATTTCCCGTACTATTTTAAATGAACTGATGATATTAACACAGCCTGGATTTTTGCAGCAGTATTTTGGAGGACCATTACGTCCAAATGAGAGAGATATTCGTCGTGCTGCACTCATTAGAGAGCGGTTGAACCTGGAAATGGATCGTAATAAACGGATGGAGGATGATGAATTATGA
- a CDS encoding CtsR family transcriptional regulator, whose translation MRNISDIIEQYLKKVLDSSGKEIVEIKRSEIADQFQCVPSQINYVINTRFTIERGYLVESKRGGGGYIRIIKVHAETQAHLLDQLLALINNRLSQAAAEDIISRLVTEEVISPREAKLMMSVIDRSVLYIDLPHRDELRARMVKAMLTSLKYK comes from the coding sequence GTGAGAAATATTTCAGACATTATTGAACAGTATTTAAAAAAAGTGCTGGACAGTAGTGGTAAAGAAATTGTTGAAATTAAACGAAGTGAAATAGCTGATCAATTTCAATGTGTGCCTTCACAGATAAACTATGTTATAAACACAAGATTTACGATTGAAAGAGGTTATCTAGTAGAAAGTAAGCGTGGTGGAGGAGGCTATATTAGAATTATTAAAGTTCATGCTGAAACTCAAGCACACTTACTTGATCAATTACTAGCTTTAATAAACAATCGCCTCTCACAAGCAGCTGCAGAGGATATCATTAGTCGGCTTGTTACAGAAGAGGTTATATCTCCTCGAGAAGCAAAGCTGATGATGAGTGTTATAGATCGTTCAGTCCTATATATCGACCTTCCTCATAGGGATGAGTTAAGGGCAAGAATGGTGAAAGCCATGTTAACTTCATTGAAATATAAGTGA
- the clpC gene encoding ATP-dependent protease ATP-binding subunit ClpC, which yields MMFGRFTERAQKVLALAQEEAVRLGHNNIGTEHILLGLVSEGEGIAAKALLALGLGPDKIQKEVEGLIGRGQDASQTIHYTPRAKKVIELSMDEARKLGHSYVGTEHILLGLIREGEGVAARVLNNLGVSLNKARQQVLQLLGSNESSANHQGGGITNANTPTLDSLARDLTAIAREGSLDPVIGRSKEIQRVIEVLSRRTKNNPVLIGEPGVGKTAIAEGLAQQIVQNEVPEILRDKRVMTLDMGTVVAGTKYRGEFEDRLKKVMDEIRQAGNIILFIDELHTLIGAGGAEGAIDASNILKPSLARGELQCIGATTLDEYRKYIEKDAALERRFQPIQVDEPSVDESVQILKGLRDRYEAHHRVSITDEAIDAAVKLSDRYISDRFLPDKAIDLIDEAGSKVRLRSFTTPPNLKELELKLEEIRKEKDASVQSQEFEKAASLRDTEQRLREQLEETKKTWKEKQGQENTEVTVEDIAMVVSSWTGVPVSKLAQTETDKLLNMENLLHSRVVGQEEAVVAVAKAVRRARAGLKDPKRPIGSFIFLGPTGVGKTELARALAESIFGDEDAMIRIDMSEYMEKHSTSRLVGSPPGYVGYDEGGQLTEKVRRKPYSVVLLDEIEKAHPDVFNILLQVLEDGRLTDSKGRTVDFRNTILIMTSNVGASELKRNKYVGFNIQDETQNYKDMKDKVMNELKRAFRPEFINRIDEIIVFHSLEKKHLKEIVSLMSDQLTKRLKEQDLSLELTESAKEKIADEGIDLEYGARPLRRSIQKNVEDRLSEELLKGTIDKGQKIILDVENGEFVVKTAEKEEVKSN from the coding sequence ATGATGTTTGGAAGATTTACAGAACGCGCGCAAAAAGTACTGGCTTTAGCACAAGAGGAAGCAGTTCGATTAGGTCATAATAATATTGGAACAGAGCATATTCTTCTAGGTCTTGTTAGTGAAGGAGAAGGCATAGCTGCTAAAGCTTTACTAGCATTAGGTCTAGGTCCAGATAAAATTCAAAAAGAAGTAGAAGGATTGATTGGTAGAGGTCAAGATGCATCACAAACTATTCACTATACACCAAGAGCAAAAAAGGTCATTGAGCTATCAATGGACGAAGCAAGAAAGCTGGGACATTCTTATGTCGGAACAGAACATATTCTCCTAGGACTTATTCGTGAGGGAGAAGGGGTAGCTGCACGAGTACTTAATAATTTAGGTGTAAGTTTAAACAAAGCAAGACAACAGGTTCTTCAATTATTAGGAAGCAACGAATCTTCAGCAAACCATCAAGGTGGAGGCATTACTAATGCTAATACACCTACTTTGGATAGTCTTGCACGTGATTTAACAGCAATCGCTAGAGAAGGAAGCTTAGATCCTGTAATTGGTAGAAGTAAAGAAATTCAGCGTGTTATTGAAGTGTTGAGTAGACGTACGAAAAACAACCCTGTATTAATTGGAGAGCCAGGTGTTGGTAAAACGGCCATCGCTGAAGGCTTGGCTCAACAAATTGTCCAAAATGAAGTGCCGGAAATTTTACGTGATAAGCGTGTTATGACGTTAGATATGGGAACGGTTGTTGCAGGGACAAAATATCGTGGTGAATTTGAAGATCGCCTAAAAAAGGTAATGGATGAAATTCGCCAAGCGGGTAATATCATTCTCTTTATCGATGAGTTGCACACATTAATTGGTGCTGGTGGTGCAGAAGGAGCTATTGATGCTTCAAATATTCTTAAGCCTTCGTTAGCTCGTGGTGAACTGCAATGTATTGGTGCAACAACACTTGATGAATATAGAAAATACATTGAAAAAGATGCGGCATTAGAGCGTAGATTCCAGCCAATTCAAGTTGATGAACCTTCTGTTGATGAAAGTGTTCAAATTTTAAAAGGTTTACGTGATCGTTATGAGGCACATCATAGAGTATCAATTACAGATGAAGCGATTGATGCTGCTGTTAAATTATCAGATCGTTATATTTCAGATCGTTTTCTTCCAGACAAAGCGATTGATTTAATTGATGAAGCAGGTTCAAAAGTTCGCTTACGTTCTTTTACTACACCACCTAATTTAAAAGAGCTTGAACTAAAGCTTGAGGAAATCCGTAAGGAAAAAGATGCCTCTGTTCAAAGCCAAGAGTTTGAAAAAGCAGCATCTTTGCGTGATACAGAGCAACGTTTACGTGAGCAGCTAGAAGAAACGAAAAAAACATGGAAAGAAAAACAAGGTCAAGAAAATACTGAAGTGACAGTTGAAGATATTGCGATGGTTGTTTCCAGTTGGACTGGTGTCCCAGTTTCCAAGTTGGCACAAACAGAAACTGATAAATTGCTAAATATGGAAAATCTCCTTCATTCAAGAGTAGTTGGTCAAGAAGAAGCAGTAGTTGCTGTTGCAAAAGCAGTACGCCGTGCTCGTGCTGGATTAAAGGATCCAAAACGTCCAATCGGTTCATTCATCTTCTTAGGACCAACGGGTGTAGGTAAAACTGAGTTAGCTCGTGCTCTAGCAGAATCGATCTTTGGTGATGAAGATGCAATGATTCGTATTGATATGTCTGAGTATATGGAGAAGCACTCAACATCACGTCTTGTTGGTTCACCTCCAGGATATGTAGGATATGATGAAGGTGGTCAGTTAACAGAGAAGGTTAGAAGAAAGCCTTACTCCGTTGTTCTTTTAGATGAGATTGAAAAAGCACACCCTGATGTGTTTAATATTTTACTTCAAGTATTAGAAGATGGAAGATTAACGGATTCTAAAGGACGTACTGTAGACTTTAGAAATACGATTTTAATTATGACTTCTAACGTTGGAGCTAGTGAACTAAAACGCAATAAATATGTTGGTTTTAATATTCAAGATGAAACACAAAATTATAAAGACATGAAAGATAAGGTAATGAATGAGTTAAAACGTGCATTCCGTCCTGAATTCATCAACCGTATTGATGAAATCATTGTCTTCCATTCTTTAGAGAAAAAGCATCTAAAAGAAATCGTTTCGCTTATGTCTGATCAATTAACGAAACGTTTAAAAGAACAAGATCTTTCATTAGAATTAACAGAATCTGCGAAAGAGAAAATTGCAGATGAAGGAATTGACTTAGAATATGGTGCAAGACCATTGCGTCGTTCGATTCAAAAGAATGTGGAAGATCGTCTTTCTGAAGAGCTGTTAAAAGGTACAATTGATAAAGGCCAAAAAATTATTCTTGATGTGGAAAATGGCGAATTTGTTGTGAAAACAGCTGAAAAAGAAGAAGTGAAATCTAATTAA